Genomic segment of Vitis riparia cultivar Riparia Gloire de Montpellier isolate 1030 chromosome 19, EGFV_Vit.rip_1.0, whole genome shotgun sequence:
tttatgtccaaaatagattatttttattaagtaaaaatacGGGAAGGATTACATCCACAAATTTAAGATTATCCTTTTAAttacttgattaaaaaaaacaacatggCTCACCGACTACAAAGCCTGCCACCTGCTAACACCTGTAGAAGTGAGCCCCACTCACCCAATAACCGGCCCCTTCTTTTACTGGCAATAGCCGGTTTCTGTGTTCAACACGTGTATCTCTCGTCTTTTATCATAAATTCACTGCATAGCAGTAGCTTCCAAAGGCAGAAAGTGAGGTGGGTTGTGCAGAGAAAGAAACAATGGAGCGTGATGATGATCAGTTTCATGGCTATCGCAGAAAGATCCCAGAAAACTCATCCATCTCTGGTAAAATGTGTAGAAATGCTTCTCTTTTTCTCGGGGTTTCTGTGAGTTTTTTCTGTGTTGAAAATGGTGGATTAATTTTTTCCATGCAATTCCTGATCTTTCTTCCGATCTCTGGTTTCAGTTTTCTGGAGTATGATTTCATGTGTAGACTCTTATCTTTCATTTTTCCGTTGGTGATTCAAGTCTGTTTCCTCTCTGGCATGCAAGCCTGTCTTTTTCAGTACTGCTCTCTAATGGGAAAATGATCTTCACTCAAGCGGTTTTCGAAATCAATGCTTGTCCGATTTATACACTGAGCTTGTTTCTCAGATCTTTTTCACTGTTTTCCAATGTTTTAATCATCGGACGTGTCGAAGACAAACATATATGTTTTAGTTGTGCAGTTCATCTCTGTAATAGTTTCGGCGGGAGGAGTTTTTTCATTTCCAAGTATAAAAGAagaattttgagattttttttttttttttcaattttcttttgtgccgttttcacattttctcagcggttcttctaaaattttttgaattgagAAAAAGCTAGGGAAGAGATTCGTCACAGGACAATTGAGGACAACCAGGACATGACCATAACACGTGGCCATGAATGACGTCTGCCCTCAACATTATGCcctttatttttgttctccatTTTCGCATGGGGAGGGGTTCGTATAGTCTAGTCACGTAAGTGTAAGATGTGTACAAAACGTATCTTGAACCAATATGCTTCTGGTTTCAGCTCTGAATCCTGGCGCCACCTCTTCTAATCCCATCGAAACCACCGCCGGCGTGGGTCAGAAGCAGCTGCCCATGGAGCAGTACATGCCCATAGCAAACCTGACGCGCGTCATGCGCCGTGTCCTACCTGCCCATGCTAAGATCTCCGACGATGCCAAGGAGACCGTCCAGGAATGTGTCTCGGAGTTCATCAGCTTCATAACTAGCGAGGCTAATGACAGGTGCCACCATGAGCTGCGGAAAACCATCACCGCTGAGGATGTCATCGCCGCCATGAGCAAACTGGGATTTGACGACTACATTGACCCTCTCACTCTCTACCTTCACCGCTATCGCGAGTCGGAAAACGAACGTGACCGTATGCCTCTGAGGCGAGGTAGGGAGTATGGTTCGCTGGGGGCAGCAGCAAATTATGGGCCACCGCCGCCGCCATGGACGACATTGCACATTGGGAGCCAACAGGGGCTGTATGACGCTGCACCCATAGTTACACGCGACTACTTCAAGGAAGGGTCGAGTGCTGGCGGCAGCACCTCTTCTCGCCTTCCTCCTGAGTACAAGTAAACAGATCCGGCCATCTCCAGCATTTCTCAAGAGTTTCATGCCAAGTCCTTTGTAACGAAGAAGCGTACAGTGTTCTATCAACTACAATACTGTCTTTTACTTTCCAAATATTATACAtgcataatttaaaatttaagtttatcGTATTTATTTTGTTGcccatatttttatatatgattttttacccacattcattttattatttttatatagtatcTTGAGAAATTGTTTGCTACAATATTAGGAATTTTATTCTGTCAGAGTCTATACTTGACCTCATTACATGATGTTAGGAATTTTCTTACCATACACTAGTTGTAAATACCCAATCTCTGGAttgcaattttaatttttctctgCATAAGAAAGTTTTATCTCTAAGGAAGAGATATTATTCCAAAatatttcttcatttcttttaggttatatttggttctaaaaaaaattgaagaaaaatgcaaagaaaagaaaataaagaggaaaagtataagaaaacaaaaaaaaaatacattaaaagtccataaattattttgatatattacttcaaatatttttcatttatttaactcttctatataatgattaaataatttaaaaatataaaaatttcttaataattttaattatatttgactttctttcttattttccatggtaaaaccaaacatgagaaaataattttccttaacattttttttcatttcttaatactttctagaactaaacatagccttaatcTCTTTTATTCATGTATCCGAATAGAAAAACGGTCCTCAATAAAATCATAGCAAGGATTATCTTGTTTTGGAGGTCTAGAACCTAGACTTTTGTTTGTCAAACAACTAGTATCTTAGTTTGCAATCTTGATCAAGAGTACTTTGAATCAAATTTGTGCATCATTTCGGGAAAGTGGTATACTTGTGTAAAGTCTCATGTTTAAAAAGTTGGAGAAATTAGAAATCTTGTCTATTAGATTAAATGGGAAAATTTTCGTTTCTTGGGATGTTTGTGAAAGGAAAAGGCCTATGGGGACACTTGGATGGTTCCATTCAAAGGCCTCAAGATGATATTGATAGAGTGAAAGTAGCACAATGGGATTCAAGATGAATACAAAGAATTGATTTATGCTATTATTCCTCATGAGGGTTTATCAACTTTGCAAAAAGTGTATgaagtttctcaaagaaatTAGTTTCTAATGAAATTGAGATGTGAATTTGAACCTATTCATGCTCATATGATATTTAGAATTCCCCTTCCATCTTGGATGTATGTTTTGCTAAGCTTCTTCGTGAAGAATAATGATATGTCACTTAAAGTGTCATTGAGCAAAATCATAATCAGGTGTCTAATCCTTTGGAGATAGCTTATGCAACTCAGGTTAAGTTAAAGGATATGAATAGAGTTCAATGTTATAGCtatcaagagtttggcatgccaCTAAGCAATGTAAGAGCAAATTTTGTAACTACTATAAGAAGTTTGGAGATGTACTTGCTTACTTCTAACATTGACCTCAAAATTGAACATCTTAAGCATTATATCTTGTCAACCCAACTCTAATATCATAACTTAGTTCCACTAGTCTCACTGTTGAGGTTGTGCAACAAATGGTACATTCAACACTCTCTACTCTCGGTCTTTTAGGTAAATTTGCTTCTTCTTGTCTTTGTCACATTGACTCTGGTGCTTCCAACCATATGAGCTCTTGATTAACACCTCTTGTTAATGTGAAACCCTACTTGGGAAATCTAAGAATTCAAATTGCCAATGGAGATATATCAATTGGTGATATTCCTCACTCTTTGCCTTTAACTAATTAATGTCTTTCATGTACCACATTTGACTTCTAGCCTTAAATTtgttgatcatatatatatatatatatatatattatagttttttgGGTAAAGCCTCAAGTATTTATCACCATCAATGTTCCTACCTCTACCATTAAGGCTCTTCAACAACCATCTTGGCATGCTGctatgaaagataattttcaaGCCTTACAGAGAAATATTACTTGGTCCTTGGTCACATTACCACATGGTAGAAAGTCCATAGGTTGCCAATGGGTCTTCAAAATAAAGGATAAACATGATGGAATAGTTAAACATGACAAGGCTAGGTTAGTGGCCAAAGGATATCACCAAACGGTTGGTTTCAATTTTATAGAAACCTTTAGCTCAATAGTTAAACCAACTATTATTCGAACAGTTCTAACTATTACTTTGTCTCCTACTTGGTCCATATATCAATTGGACATTACTAATAATTTTCTCAATGGGGTACTTTATGAAAAGGTCTTTATGGATCAGCCTCCTGAATTCAAAGATCCAAAGTGTCCTCATGTTGTTGGTAAGTTACACAAGGTgttttatggtcttaaacaagcaCCATGTGTTTGGTTCGAGAAACTAACTATTGTCTTACATTCTTTTGGATTCATTTAAGCAAATTCtaaccaatttttattcattcaagCTACATTTCATCATCTTACCTATGTtcttgtttatgttgatgacatgttgGTCACTAGAAGTGATCACTTGGTTCTGGACCAACATATCACCaacttgaattttgaatttgctTTGAAGGACCTTGAACCCATCAACTATTTTTTGGGCATTCAGACGAAAGAAACCAGTGAAAGGCTACATCTATCTCAAATCAAGTATATCATCGATCTCCTAAGCTGAGCTAAAATGCAATATGCTAAACCATTGACTACTCTTATGACAACAAGCCCAAAACTTTCAGCATATGGTAATGATCTTGTTCAAGATCCACGACTTTATTGAAGTGTAGATGGTGCACTACAATATGCAACCATAACTAGGCCGGAGATTGCCTTTAGTGTTGTCAATTGATGCAAAACCCTATGGAAGTTCATTGGACGGTAGTTAGGAGGATATCAAAGTGATACCTTGGATTTTGGCCTGCACTTGAAGAAATCCAATAACTTGAATGTGATAGGCTTTTGTGATGCTGATTGTGCATCAAACGCTAATGATAGGAGATCAACTTCGACATATTGTAGCAGTTGTCGAAGTATAGAGGTAGAGGTAGAGGTAGAGGAGTACTTTAGCCAATATAGTAGCAGAAGTCACATAGATTCTAACTTAAGGTGACTAGTGACTAAGTTGCAAACTCCAATAATTTGGAGTGATAATCTAAGTATAGTCCAACTTGCAACAAATCCAATCTAACATTCACGCACTAAACACATGGAGACAGACTTATACTTTGTCACAGAGATGTTTTCACCAAACAAGTTGATGTAAGACACATTCCTACTCGAGATAATGTTGCAGACATACTCACCAAGGTAGTGTTAAGTTCATTGTTCATCAATTTCATAAACAAACTCGAATTAGAGGATTTCACTACCGCGAGTTTGAGGGGCATGTTAGGACACTTCATTAAACTCTTAGGATTAGTTATTAAATATAACAACTTATAAATAAACCAGTTAGAGGAGGTTGTTATTATTCtcttagatggtgtttgttttttttattttttttatgacttattataaattttttactaaacagaaaaaacaaaaatatgtaactttatctaaataaaaaaaaataatatattggtttttctttattttttaatacttgatagaaataaaatactacaaaaacaaacaacctaatatttaacattattaaacattaaggttctatttagaattaagcaaaaaaacaaacatcacattAACATATAAACTCCTATTCTTCctaaaatttctttcttcttaattCTTAAACACTATCcaactttttgttttgtttttcattttacatTTCTGATCATTAATCTTTACTTTTCATGTCCACTCCAAAAGGTGAATGGAAATagcaaaaacaaacaaattcatCGTGACATAATCACATCAAATCACGTACGAAGAGCAAAAATTGTCATAAAACAACGCTCATATTGCAATCTACACTGAGGTGACACGCAAaagtttgatttcaaaattacaTCGCATCGCCTTTCCATCATCAAATCAGCCACCTGCTAACACCGGTAGAACTGAGTTCTACCACCCGAGAACGGACCCTTATATTACGGGCAATAGCCGGTTTCTAGGTTCAATACGTGGAGCCCCTCACCTTTCCCATAAATTCACTGTAATGCAGTAGCTTCCAAAGGCAGTAGAGGAGTCAGTTTCAGAGCGAGAAAGTGAGGCGTGGTTTTCAGAGAAAGAAACAATGGAGACTGATGGTGATCAGTTTCATGTCTACCGCAGAAAGTTCCCACCAAACTCATCCAACTCTGGTAAAATGTGTAGAAatgcttctcttttttcttggaATACTTTTGATGAGTTCTTTCTGTGTTGAAAATGGTCGATTGTTGATCTTTCTTCCGATCTCtggtttcatttttttggagtttgatttcATGGGGGTTTTTCTGAATATGTTTGGCTggtcatttcatttttctctggGTGATTCAAGTCCGTTTTCATTTGCATGCAACCCTTTTTTTTGCCCACTGTTTTCTCAAGAGAAAACGATAAATTCTCCCGGTTTTCAAAATTGCTTCTCCCCTAATTGTTTATCGATATGTGTGGTTCAAGAGGCGTACAAAATTTTTCAGGGTTTATTATTTGTGGGAGAGAGGTTGAATATTTTCcagtattttcttttcttttcttttctttccttcccaCGTTTCCTCAGCTACTTCTGAAATTTTTTGAAACGGAGGAAAATACTAATCATGAAGAGATTCATCACACGACTGGTGAAAAAACAATATGCGCGTGAGCATCAGCTTGAGACTCTACATCTATCtgcttgtatttttttcttttttatttttgttcttatcTCCCATTTTTGCATGCGTAGATGTTCTGATTCTCACCTACGTGTAGGGCTCAAATAGTCTACGTGGCACCCAATCACTAAAACACCCTCTTGTATTTGGGTCTACATGACGAAGTATGTTTAACCATATGCTTCTGGTTTCAGCTCTCACTTTGGGTTCCCGCTCCTCCAACCCCATCAACACCATGGCCGGCGAGGGCCAACAGCAGGGTCGGCGGGAGCAGGAGCATTATATGCCCATGGCACATTTGACACGCGTCATGCGTCGTGTCCTCCCTGCCCATGCTCAGATCTCCGACCAGGCAAAGGAAAGCATCCAGGAATGCGTTTGCGAGTTCATTAGCTTCATAACTAGTGAGGCTAATGACAGGAGCCACCATGAGCTGCGGAAAACCATCACCGGTGAGGACATCATAGCTGCTATGGGGAAGCTTGGGTTTGACGACTACATTGAGCCCCTCACTCTGTACCTACATCGCTACCGCCAGGCAGAGAATGAGCGTGACGGCCGTCTGCCTCTTGGGGGTGCCATGGACTATGCTTCCCTTGGTGCCACACTGAGTTATGGGCCACCACTCCCGCCGCCGCCGCCCCAGACTTTGAACATGGGGAACCTAGAGGGGTTGCAAGATGCTGCTGCTATAGTTACTCATAACTACTTCAAGGAAGAGGCGGGTGGTGCCGGCGGTAGCACCTCTTCTAGGTACCCTCGCGAAGACAAGTAATGTTGGGTTTGATTGTTCCAAGTGTGTGGCTTTTCAGGCTTTGAGAGATGAAAAATGAAggagggttttttctttttctttttctttcttctggGTTGGGCTCTGTACTTCTTCTTCATCTCAGTTTGTTTCTCATTTGCATTTCATAATAATGACTGGTTTCAGATAAGCATGAAGACTTCTATTCTCTAATTCTATCTGTAACTTTCTCAACACTAGGAACCAATTTGGCAGATTGTGATTCAAAAGCAGATTTTACTTGTAGGaggaaaaaacttttttttttttttaaaaaaagtttataacattgttcattaattattttctgaaaataatttttaataacaaaatggaATACAGCACAGAGAATAAGAAAAAGTTGgttataccattttttttttttcaaaataaaaatgaaaataccaagaaataaaaaaataattataaaaaacataaaaaaaatttaatcacatttttttttttcattttctctccaCCAATTAAcactgaaaattttgaatataatttttttctaaatttcacattttttttaatttttttaaataattatttaagattttttatttgctaAATATCTTTCAAAGCggatttagtaatttttaaaaataatttcaaactaaaaaaaatctcGATCACTATTAGAAATTCACGGACTAAAACTGTAATAAAATGACCTAATTGTTTCTCTTACacataattacatttttttttataatttttcttactagagAAATGGACTTCAAATTAAGTGAAATTTATGTGttagatttattaataagtttagtaatttaaaaataataatttaaatcaataCTAGAAAATAATAGGCCAAAACTAGTATTAAATGAGTCATAAGTGTATTATTTCCTTGCATacgtttttcttaattttctcacGATGGGGAGTTAatactttaaattctttaatgaatctaataatttttaagaataatttgggatttaaaaaattgacctaattaattataaatttatttcaaactaATCCAAAATACTTTATCTATAATTGAATAcgaaatatttacatataatgAAAACTTGGTTTacttacatgttaaaaaaaaaaaattaaactttgctTATTTCTaaagttattttcaataaattattattaatcattattatttttaaattattattattcatttttagttaaaaatttaaatatgtcTTTATGGAATATGCTAAgatctatattttataatatataccaAATATtagtatatattattataatattataatttaattataaaaatataatttttataatattagtactcatattttactaaaaattgtttattatttcatttttctctaattagaaatactatttttattttcaataaaatttgaattaaatttaattaaaataatataaattgattttacatattttgtttaaaaaaaaaatagaaaaattatttttacaaataactaaaaaaaaattgttctaaacaagttttttgttgtgttccttgaaaagtgattttaaagatatttttttaatacctttacttaaaaaaaaaatatcaaaacatatttttctttaatttaaaaacaattaaaaaaattcaaatgccCCAGTATGATTCAAAATGCATGATATTCATTTAGAACTCATAAAATTTTGAGCCTTTTAAGTTGTTTATGACTTTATTTTCGAAATAGTAACCAATGGCAATGTGTCATATATTAGGCTACTGAATTcgctatataaactctcttactTGTAGATCTTgggagtttttatttatttttttaatgtttttggttttgtttcttttccacTATAAAACTCTCTTAGTTGTAGGCCttggaaggttttttttttcttttttgagttttgacgatttttttggaagaaaacaACGGTTTTGgtttgtttcctttcctttttacttaatacattatttttagtttcttttgattcaatatatgattttttactCTATTATGGATTATGAAAGTAACATCCCTATAAGAAACTAAAAAGTCAACCTAAGGTTTGAAATATGAAAACCTCAAGGTTAGAAACTTAGAGGAACAATGGATAGATAATTAtaaatgtgacatcaccccatGAGAAACTAAAAAGTCAACCTAAGgtttgaaacatgaaaaccaaAGGGTTAGACACTTAGCGAAACAATAGGTAAATAATTATAACATTGAAATTAATGAATGGTTGAGTTACAATTTATGAATCTTTGGTCCTATTCATGTTGTATTAGGGAATGATACAGTAGATTATTACCTAACCTAGTAATTCATGGTAACTCTTGATCACTAATTATACTGATTTTCTCTATCGTTGTTTGCCCCAAGACAAGGCTACAAAGAGTGAGAAGGGTTAAAAAACCAAAACTTGAACCAACAATCAATCTCATTAACTCGATGATTTTtaggaatctattttaaaaatgagaaatcatgTGTTAGATTCAATTCTAAATTATAGAGCTCAAATTGATCGTGAATGACCAAGGATCCCAAAGCCCTAAAATCACCTTGCTTAAAA
This window contains:
- the LOC117908154 gene encoding nuclear transcription factor Y subunit B-1-like is translated as MLLVSALNPGATSSNPIETTAGVGQKQLPMEQYMPIANLTRVMRRVLPAHAKISDDAKETVQECVSEFISFITSEANDRCHHELRKTITAEDVIAAMSKLGFDDYIDPLTLYLHRYRESENERDRMPLRRGREYGSLGAAANYGPPPPPWTTLHIGSQQGLYDAAPIVTRDYFKEGSSAGGSTSSRLPPEYK
- the LOC117908156 gene encoding nuclear transcription factor Y subunit beta-like — encoded protein: METDGDQFHVYRRKFPPNSSNSALTLGSRSSNPINTMAGEGQQQGRREQEHYMPMAHLTRVMRRVLPAHAQISDQAKESIQECVCEFISFITSEANDRSHHELRKTITGEDIIAAMGKLGFDDYIEPLTLYLHRYRQAENERDGRLPLGGAMDYASLGATLSYGPPLPPPPPQTLNMGNLEGLQDAAAIVTHNYFKEEAGGAGGSTSSRYPREDK